In Lytechinus variegatus isolate NC3 chromosome 6, Lvar_3.0, whole genome shotgun sequence, the DNA window GAGGTTCAAGATCAACTCCCACTATTGCGACAGCCAGGAATTAACGTTAGACTTTACACCTAATGCTATCTCGGTTCCATGCGTTATTCATGCCACCTTTGCTAGAGTATTTTGGAGATACCAAATTCATTTTGTGTCTGGCCTCGCTTATGTTGGAGAAactagtgatttttttttcgcaaCTGCGACGCAGAACGAATTTAAGAACAGAGTCAATGGCAATGAACAGCTAGGTCTTTGTCGAACATTGGTGAAACCGGAAGAGCAGTTTCGTGGtggaaatttgttatttttccaGAAAGTGATGCTTTGATTCACCAAATTTCGACAAAGGATGCTTGGTTGTtgatgtttgttgttgttgtgaagggcatttgacaatatattttctaggTTCTTGAAAGCGTTCTTTGTGAATACTCCCTATTGTTCTTTACTTTGGCTTTTCAATATAGTCCGCACCAGTGTGACCTTGTTCCCGAGCATAGCGCCCTCACAGTTTGTCACGTTGCAGACCGTTGAacccatagagatgtatatatatctctatggttgAACCACACCATGGCTCTCAagagtttacactttgaaaatatCCCCCTATtaaaaagaatacatcatggggCTTCGTTTTTAGTACATATATTGCTACATATCACCTATCACGCACATGGACATCCTCTGATACACCCAGCCACTTTGTACTTTGCATCAATATGTCTTATTTATCGAAGGAAACAGTTAATaataacaagctttgctttgcTCTTTATCAggtttctattttatttcatgacattatattatatttgaCTTTACTTTGCaactttgttgaaattttggaatgaaatgaatccgttatcaatcaatcaatcattcaaccaaccaaccaaccaatcaaccaaccaatcaatccacacccgcacacacacccatacaCTTTAACACTTCATATAGCAGCGTTTACATTTTCCCATATCTCCCTTTTCTCATTGGTATAGTTTGTCGCTGATCATAATAGACAACTGTCATATTGTTGTACCTATACCTTCAAAATGGCTTGACCGAGTTCGAAGCGGTTAGTGCGTATGTTTAGCCCTTTACAAGTATAAGGGGgtttgtgagggtgtgtgtgtgtgtagatgGCGATGCGTGTTGGGGGAAGGTGATGTGTTATGTGTGTGGATGTGGAGACGAGGGTATGCGTGCGTgtttgtgagggtgtgtatgtgcGTGCGGTAGGTCACTTCTGCCTGCACAAAATATTTGTTCACACTTTAATTCTTCAGCCGTCAACCTGGCACAACTCAGATTTTACCACCCTCTTGAGATTGACTCAGTCATACGCGCAAAGATCCATATGAAATTGGTACCGGAATATACAGGGAGAAGATTCTAGTAGGACATATCGATGTATCAATAGATGAGactttttttctgactcacttTGCAGAATGTTaggattttattttaattaattcttaaaatgattTTACTATACTCATGTCGTCTTCCGTAAACTTACACTAGAACATAatgcaaccccccccaaaaaaatgagcCCTCCACCAGCTGTGAATCAAAATAAGAAGACATACTTAAATAAATCACAATTATCATTTGAGTTGTATTATATTTCCTCTTCTATATAACGCTAATAATCTTTTGTTACACTCACTTCAAACAAAACGACCCTTGTaaaaaatcggtgaatcaaaacagccgAATCTTAAAACGATGTGCTGCCctggtccaccaactttcgacaacgACCCCTTATCTCTCCGTTGTGATTTCAGTGGGTGCGAAAATATGCAATTAATGACTCTGCGTGGGAGAGAGAAACACGTTAAGCATGGACCCGAAGTTGATTGTCGTAGCCATGCATAAGTTAATTGGGAATATGTcggttgttttcttttttgcttgtcaaattttcctatGGTAAATGTGCCCCCCTGGAAATTTCTGGATCCGCCCTTGCCGAGATCACATAAGAATTCAAAAACAACTGGCGACTGTTTCGCATGAAAAATGAGATACTGAAACAAAttcacgtgttttttttttttacaaagtgatACTGAATGTTCTGTAATCCTAGACTTCGAcccaaagaaaaatataatgcatTCAGAAGTTTCCCtccattttttccccaaaatatatacatgtatgcatcaaTACACCAAATATGATGGGAAGAAGGCTTAACTCATCCttatttgtaaaatttgatttgatatttttccgGAATTGTCGGATAAGAAGAGAAATCGTGCTTGTTTGTTTATCATGTTCACATTCAAACATTTCTTGCCTTTATACTTCCAAGACTTCAAGAGTGTTTAATTTCCattcaaacataatacaaattaaACGGATTAActaaacaaaatagtttattgCAAGATGGACCAAAGAGTAAGATTTAGTATAAAGAATAagtatgaattatgaaaatgagagaaagagggggggggggggcacaaaaaAGTCATGCTGTTTGTATTAactgttttttaatgttaaCTGTATTGTTCCAATATTTTACATCGCCCCAATAGCAATCATTTAAGAAATCGTTTGGGGCTTTTTAACAAAGTTTGAATAACGAATAATCAATTGATCAAACAATTTTAAGagtaaaagaaagtagttgctgCAAACAATCATTTcttgagaaagtcttttaaatcaatggttaaattgtcaaaataatatacatctagatctggtatattaatgtaaacttatctttgtaaaatcatgaaatcttagctcaaaattgataattgtgatgatcactaacacagaaaagcatatgtgggacaatgtattaatACTGCTTCAAAAATACCAGacattttgatggaattccgtgcttattttgctaatttctcagcaattacgccgTTTCTTCCAGAACTCTTTGGCACATATTTGTTATTCATGCAAAACACTTTGAGGGTAATTTCATGGGATTCTGTTGGACTCATTTtaagatcgttaccacaactggtttaaaatttaatgtCTACCTGGCCTTtcggaaggaaaaaaaatcaataacacCACCGGAAGCCATGCAAAAATGAATCTAGATCCTTCTTGAAATTAATCTGCTTCCTTGGAGGAGCCCCTTCTCCCCGAtagaagaccccccccccaaaaaaaagagataaatagGTAACAAGGCAAGGTATGTAGTATCATAATGTGGTTGTCGGACTCCGGAGAATTGAAATTGTTGCGATGACAGTTAATGAAATACACCATGTGTTTTTCTTTGTCAGTGCTAGTTTTTAGTAGGAAACTTACGAGTTACCTCCACCAtttattatcattcacatctATTCACTTAAGCATGAGtactttcacattttttttgtgcCAGATTTTCGTCAACACGAACCTACTCCATTTTGTCTCTCGATTATCAGTTTTTCTGTTTGATAGTTATCATCTACCATCTGTttacaaaatgttgaattaTTCGCTGCTACCAACTTTACGCGATTCCCTCTTGAACGAACTATAGTTCCGTTAGTGCAAGTTCGTTGATATTCTTTAAGAAGCCTGCGAAAATGGGCAAGATCCCGCTGGAACCCCGGACCATAGCGAGCAATCTTCGCCCAGAGCGATTGGTTGAAGTAATCGTACAGGATGGAGTCCGCGAAGTTCCATCTGCCCAGACGCGCTTCCTGCTCTGCCGTCAAATCGGATCGGAATTTTTCCTCACGCGCGTTCTGCGTTATGTACACGATGTCTTTGAAGTCCCAACACATTAATCTCCGGAAAATAACCAGCGATTCGTCAAAGTATTCGGCGATCAGCACTAAATCGATGATTCTATCGAGATGTCTTATCATCCGACTCACTTCCTCGGTACTCCCGAAGTTGTCTGTATCCGCCAGATCATAAAGTTGTCCGTTTCGCGTATACCAGCGCGCAAACCACGATGCGCGACTCCAATAGAATGCGGGATTTGTTAGGAAGCGCGTCAAATCTTCAGTAAGCGTGGTGTTTCTATCGAGAGGACGGAGTCCCATGCTGCCCCCAGCGTTGAAGTGAGAGAAGGCGGATTCAAACTGAGAACGTGGTTTTCGGATGATGGTGATCATCTTGAAATTCGGAGCCATCAACTTCATcaactatataaaacaaatcaaaatagaaCATATATTCAGGGGCCCGTTTTAAAAAAACGTCACAATGATAGTTCAAAGCAACTGAAATCGgtcaatttgattggctaattgTAATCTTGTTAAAGAAATTGATCACTTGTTGTTACGACAGGTCCTTATGGAAAGGGACCTAGGTCTTGCTATCATAAAgctaaaatttatcaaaataagagACCATAAATCAATCAGAGGCTACTATAGTTTAACAAAGACTAATGGTTATCCCTAAATTTAATCGCCTGCTTAACCCTATTTGTTCACGCAATTCGCAAAAATAACCTTGACCGCGACAATGCTTACAAACATGGAGGGATTTACTTTGAACTTAAAATATACCTCACCTGAGCTAAATTGGGCAACATCCTGAAGTGTGCCGtcatcaaattataatttcgGTAGTTCCCGTAATCACCCTCCCTGACACACATTGGAGGCAACAATCTTTCCACTTCTAACTTCTGCACCGTGAAATGACCATGCGAGTGCTTCCGGTTATACATAAACGATAACTTCCGGGTGAATCCGAAGCGATTTATTATCGTAGCTAGTGTGGTGCTACCGGTCTTGTGAGTTTTCACGAAGGCGAGATTTGTCAGAGGTTTACAGGCTTGCGTCCATGATTCTTTCAACCTTGAACGTTTGCAATCTTCGAGAAGACTTCCACCGCTTGACTGCTTCCATGGTGACGTCATTGGTAGACCGGGACTTTCCCTTGATCTGTATGATGTCATCAGTGTCAACGAAGGAGATCGGTACATCCATTGTAGTGTTAAGAGCAAGAGTACAAGGATACACGCACTGGCTAATATCAGAAAATTCTGAAACGAAATGGGGAATGCAGAAAGGGAGACATTTTTAGATTGCAATCCCCATACAGATAATGGAAAAAAAGctagaaaataaacaaagaaaattaatcAGTCAAAATTAATTGACCCGAAATGACCTATGTACTTTACCCTAAAAAAAAACGACATTTCGCTCACCAAgatacttttattttaattttcattcaaaccattcattatcattactattgcATTTGTATGTAATTGTAGTCTGGGGGTTCTtgtggtttctttttttttttagtattttttttctttgtcttcttctaTATCATTGTTAATGAATAGGCGTTTTCCTTGTGCTATATGTAACAACAGCGTGAAAAATAACCAAAAGGGGCTACTTTGTACATCTTGCAATTTATGGGTTCATATTTCTTGTGTCAACATTCCTTTGAGGATTCATAACGATGATTCAGAACTTTTCTTAAATTGGAAATGTCCAAAATGTATAATGAAAGAATTACCTTTTTATAATGATACTTCTGATACTTCAAACCTACCGATTTATAATGTACCATTTATTGGACATGATGAAAGAAATCTTAAATATCGGGAGTTAGCATTAAAAGGATTACGTTTTGCGCAGTTAAATGTTCTAAGCTTACTGaagaatattgatgaaataCGTTCAATTCTCATTGACAATCAAATTCACATATTTGCACTTAATGAAACGAGATTAGATGATAGCATTAATAATGGTGAGGTACTTATaccaaattatgaaataatccGTAAAGATAGAAATAGGGTAGGAGGTGGAATTGCAATTTACATccacgaaactttaaaatttacgCTATTAGAGCATGATTCGTAGTCTTCGATAGAAGCAATAGCAATTGTTACTCATTTAAAAAACAAGCAACCTATTATATTTGTTAGTTGGTACAGACCTCCTAATTCCCATAGTGCGGTTCTCGAATACTATGAACAAATGTTATCATTTGTTAGTGGATTCAACtattcaatgataataatgggagatgcaaattttgatctaaaacgCCCGAGTAATTCACAGACTTTGAAATACAATCAAATTAATAGTATTTATTCACTAGAACTAGTTAATACTTCTAAATATACACGAATAGTGGGCGGTTCCGCAACACTAATTGATCATATGTTTACTAATTCTATAAATAAAGTGAGGTCTTTTGGTGTAATCGATAATGGGCTTAGTGATCATTCTATGAGTTTTCTCATTTGGAAATCCCATTCAATGGATAcccatgaaaaatatgttaccTTCAGGAAGTGTagaaatattgatattaatcGCTTTAAATCTGATGTTAAAAACCAAAATTGGAATGAGATAGAAAATTTTGATGACATAAATGATGCGGTAAAAAAGTGGGAAGAACTTTTGCTAGAGGTTGTGGATAAACATATGCCATTTAAGACTAAACGTGTAAAGAATAAACACTCTCCTTGGCTAAATGAACATCTCTTCAACTTAATGAAACAGAGAGATCGAATGAAATGTAAAGCTAAATCAAAACAAGAGGAAAGGTTATGGGTAGAGTATAGGCGCTTAAGAAATAAAGTCAcctatgaaattaaaaaagaaaaaaagaaatattattatgaaaaattatgtcaaaatcaaacTAGAAATGAGTCTTGGAAAGTACTaaaatcatttatatcaaaTCGTAATGTATCATCTGCTAACCATTCATGCACTGGTGACGCTTTTGAAACTGCTAATAAATTCAATCTACATTTCGCAAGTGTTGCTAACAACGtatatattgatgaaacgcaacgtttaacagattttcctcaagtACTTAATATTGATGATATATTTACTTTAAACAAGATACaagaaagtgatattttaaaagaaatcaatgcacttaaaaacaaaaaatctatTGGGGTTGATGGTATATCTACATTTATTCTAAAGACTTGTGCAAATGAATTAGTCCCCTCAATAACCTATTTAATAAATAGATCTATTGTAGACGGAAAAGTACCAGGTAAATGGAAAGTTGCCAAGATAATACCTTTACACAAAAAGGGGGACAAATCGAATCCTGATAATTTCAGACCAATTTCAATACTCCCATGTGTTTCTAAGTTACTTGAAAGGGTCATTCAAAAACAGCTATTGCATTATCTGAATAAAAACCAAATCCTCATTTCTGAACAATCAGGATTTAGACCTAAACACTCAACTACGACAGCCCTATCAAAGGTTACTGATGAATGGCTTCTTGCCATGGATAATGGGGATTATACGGGAGCCGTCTTTTTAGATTTACAAAAAGCCTTTGACCTAATCACCAAATACTTTTATCTAAACTATCTGTTCTTGGAGTTACTGGTAAATCACTCGATTGGTTCTTAAGCTATCTTTCCGATCGTAAAATTAAAACTTGTTTGAATAATGTCTATTCTTATGAATATGTAATTTCAAATGGTGTACCCCAGGGGTCTATATTGGGTCCGCTTCTCTTTGTTATATTCATAAATGATTTGTCATGCTCTCTTCAtaaatgttcttttcatttatatgcCGATGACTCTGTTTTATATTTCTCGGATAAAAATCCACTTGTAGTTGAAAGAACACTTAACAATGAactgaaaaatgttgcaaattggATGAGCAAAAATCgattaaaacttaattgtaaTAAAACCGTAAGTATGTTTTTAGGTACTCGGCATATGTTGGCAAGACACAAAAATCTTCACTTACGCATTCGCGAAACAGATATTCAAATGGTAGAAAGTGTTAGATATCTTGGAGTTTTTATTGATAGGGAACTTAAATGGAATGTTCATTTTGATCACATGTGTTCAAAAATTGGTAAAATGATTGGTTTCCTTGGCAGACTTAGGCGATTTGTTAATGAATCTAGTTTAAATTTAATATATTCTTCGGTTATCCTTCCACACTTTGATTATGCTGATATTGTTTGGCAATCTGcatctaaaaaatatttggatttATTGCAAAAACTACAAAATCGTGCAGGAAGAATTATTCTAAAAATCGATCCATATTTACATACTTCATCCTCATACATCCATGACATCTTGAAATGGAAGACTTTAAATACCCGGCAAAAGGAACATATGTACGTAatgatgtttaaaattttgaataatttcgcACCTGATTatatgaaaacacaattttctcGTAAATCATACCCTTACTCTCTCCGTACAGAAAATCACATCAGTCTCCCAAAACCAAAGTCAAACAGCTGTAAACGGACATTTTTGTATAGGGGGGCTACACTTTATAACAAATTACCAATTCATTTATCGTCTAGTTCAACGATACAgtcatttaaatcaaatattcaattgTATCTCAGTTTTCCATAATGATTTGCCCGTTgttgcattttcttttcttttttttgtgggggggggtgggtagtgatttttcatttttttttatgcattCGATTAagttttgtgtatattttgtatatttgttttatatgcatgtatttatgttttaaggaccccatggaagaacagtggtatcttattgataccgctgaaatgggccatcctccatctgtatgttatgttaaatagatcatttatatattttatctttttatatggaaataaatacaaacaaacaaacaaaccccAAAGTCTGGAACTATATATAGACCTATTCATGTAACTGATGTAATATCTGATAACCGTGATCTTCAAGTTTAGAAGAATAAGGtttcataatttcaaatatatcttgctaattcaaaatcaaacccttcgcaaaacttttttttaagttactACCAGTTTATTGACcacaaatgacctttgaccttggcttAGTAAACTTGATACTTAATATGCGTcaccaggcgcgtacgcaggatttttgaaagggggggtttcgagctgatttttttttaaatctcccgcccagtctctaaaaagtgatgagcagggggggggggaggtgatgattttttttctctttttttcagcgctgcaaataagacaataacatttaagtggggatggggtatgtaacagtgcggtcatgacccgcgagcgagcagaaatgttcttgtttttgcgttgaaaacataacctttttgtcaatagtttgttggtatcatagtcgatgctacatgtccttcggatcgtagcactcatgatatggccttgatcagaacaatagaaacttgagaaatgtcatgaataattacgagcgagcggagcgagcgagccgaaatgtttgcgtttttccgtcaaaacatacaattcttctcaatagcttgttggtaatgattacatattagttgatgatacatgtccttctgctcgtaagtctcatgatatggccttgatcaagagactatagaaacttaagaaatttcataaatgattacgagcgagcggagtgagcgagccgaaattttcgcgttttcccgtcaaaacatacatttcttgtcaatagtttgttagtaaatcaagtattagtcgatgctacatgtccttctattcgtaacactcataatacggccttgaacaggagactagatacttatggaatttcataaattattacaagcgagcggagcgagctaaccgacattttagcgttttccgtcattttggttttcatattggtaaaacatattttgtaagaaaacgtatgtctttgtcttggttcacttgtattcataagtatacatcatgataatcatgtatggccttgttaatggcgataccgtgatcatgtcggtgacatgcggaaataaaagatataataaaatggagcgagcgaagcgagcggaaattttttctgtgtttttcgtcggaaacatgagattctgttcattattgctgtcatatacattattgggtaggggaactgtccgtaaccagaccaaggagttatcaggcgcttgcccgataactccttgaccagaccgacctggggagacaagcaaaaaaaaaaaaaaaaaaaaaggaaacgaaaggggtggggggtttgaaccccctaaCCCctcttgcgtacgcgcctgtgCGTCACATACAAACTAAGAGGAATACttaaagattttctttttacaatcaTAACCTATGATAAGTTTGGATGATACTacaacatgatcaaagtcaattGACGCTTAACTACATTTAACCGTaatcacgtgacctgaaactcttgaaagatgatcagtgatacttgattaccagtATGTCTAAGGTTCATGAAATAGATCTTTATCcttcaaaatttaatcaatgACAACGCCGCTgtcgccgccggaaaagcggcgaaTATCACATCTTGCTTCTGCTTTGCAGGCGCGACaaaattatttacaatgtaGGCCGACATATTATTAGTGTTTACCTGATATAAACCGCCGATCATTTATGTCTTGTACATGAAACTGCTTTTAGGGAATTTATTTATAACGGTTGACAAAAATGCTTGATTaaagaatgaatagaaaaagGGCAACCAATACACACATTTAAAAATTAgcgttaaaaaaatgaaaggaagatgaaaggtgagcagccgatttcaaaaattctcaaaccaagatgaaacatgtgtacaagtgcatttattagaactaataaaccctgaaaacaaccattattgagaatgaaaagctaaaactacaaggcaaaccctgattttgtaaataggcgtcttatagacgcctaaatagtacacataagtgtatggggtgaaattaagatggtgtttccggtcactttatatttcaatttttgaagcactaaataattattttcgaatgcaatt includes these proteins:
- the LOC121417707 gene encoding galactosylceramide sulfotransferase-like, whose amino-acid sequence is MDVPISFVDTDDIIQIKGKSRSTNDVTMEAVKRWKSSRRLQTFKLMKLMAPNFKMITIIRKPRSQFESAFSHFNAGGSMGLRPLDRNTTLTEDLTRFLTNPAFYWSRASWFARWYTRNGQLYDLADTDNFGSTEEVSRMIRHLDRIIDLVLIAEYFDESLVIFRRLMCWDFKDIVYITQNAREEKFRSDLTAEQEARLGRWNFADSILYDYFNQSLWAKIARYGPGFQRDLAHFRRLLKEYQRTCTNGTIVRSRGNRVKLVAANNSTFCKQMVDDNYQTEKLIIERQNGVGSC